One stretch of Fictibacillus sp. b24 DNA includes these proteins:
- a CDS encoding oligosaccharide flippase family protein, producing MYLIKDSYVLFLTSALSALIAFLSGIWLRNILGPEEYGMWLVFSLVLTYGYVMHLGILDSFNRDIPLLTGQKKHEQVAHIRNVVFSWMALSGVLSIVAVVIVLFMYMPLATKIFAVIALLLIPIQNMTLYHNAIFLTMQEFKGVAMIQFIIGCVQYILMTVFSVYLGLLGLFIGVVLGNILAITYARFRLKFRLTFTLDKKLLIKMMSIGFPITMVTIFLSVFTTLDRLIILYFFDSTAVGFYGITAFVYQGIMVLPKVLHQVAYPKISYTYGKVKSKKALKKLILNPTVYLSYYSPFTLGVIYLGLPSFINNYMPQYDEGTRSAQIVTMGLFFLLWAALFSHYLNVVNKQWLQLKLLIIVVIVNILLNIGFVLQGLYIEGIALATSISYMVYPLLLMWLCFRDMSLSTKIFFKQAGTIILPFLFMVVTLFFLSHIEGHVLLLISCYVLLYSFFLFVASRFLPFLFNLPTATFQSIMAKLNGK from the coding sequence ATGTATCTCATTAAAGACAGTTACGTACTCTTTTTGACTTCAGCTCTTTCAGCGTTAATCGCTTTCTTATCTGGGATCTGGCTACGTAACATTCTCGGTCCTGAAGAATATGGAATGTGGCTAGTTTTCTCGCTGGTCTTGACCTATGGATATGTTATGCATTTAGGTATTCTAGACAGCTTCAACCGTGACATACCACTCCTTACGGGCCAAAAAAAACATGAACAAGTAGCCCATATACGGAACGTCGTCTTTTCCTGGATGGCTTTGTCTGGCGTGTTATCTATAGTGGCCGTGGTTATAGTTTTATTTATGTACATGCCACTGGCAACAAAAATATTTGCGGTGATTGCGCTCCTGTTAATCCCTATTCAAAATATGACCCTTTACCACAATGCAATTTTTTTAACTATGCAGGAATTCAAAGGCGTCGCTATGATTCAGTTCATCATTGGTTGTGTCCAATATATTCTAATGACCGTTTTCTCAGTGTACTTAGGATTGCTTGGATTGTTTATAGGAGTCGTATTAGGAAATATTCTGGCCATTACGTATGCGCGATTCCGACTCAAATTCAGGTTAACATTTACACTAGACAAAAAATTGTTAATAAAAATGATGAGTATCGGTTTCCCGATTACCATGGTTACAATTTTTCTCAGTGTGTTTACAACACTCGATCGATTAATAATATTATATTTCTTTGATTCGACTGCCGTTGGTTTTTACGGAATTACAGCGTTTGTCTATCAAGGAATAATGGTGCTTCCTAAAGTCCTTCATCAGGTTGCCTATCCTAAGATTAGCTACACCTACGGAAAGGTTAAAAGCAAAAAGGCATTAAAGAAATTAATTTTGAATCCTACTGTCTACTTATCTTACTATAGTCCTTTCACTCTTGGTGTCATCTATTTAGGACTTCCTTCTTTTATTAATAACTACATGCCTCAGTATGATGAAGGTACCCGTTCGGCCCAGATCGTTACAATGGGGTTGTTTTTCTTATTATGGGCTGCTCTTTTTTCACATTACTTGAATGTCGTTAATAAACAATGGCTACAGTTAAAATTATTGATTATCGTAGTAATCGTAAACATCCTTCTAAATATAGGCTTTGTGCTTCAGGGGTTATACATTGAAGGGATCGCCTTAGCTACCTCCATCTCGTATATGGTTTACCCGCTTCTGTTGATGTGGCTATGTTTCAGAGACATGAGTCTATCTACTAAAATTTTTTTTAAACAGGCGGGGACTATTATACTTCCCTTCCTCTTCATGGTCGTAACTCTATTCTTCCTTTCTCACATTGAGGGACACGTTTTACTCTTGATTTCATGTTATGTCTTGCTTTACAGCTTTTTCTTGTTCGTAGCTTCGAGATTCCTACCATTTTTATTCAATCTGCCAACTGCTACCTTTCAATCGATAATGGCTAAATTGAACGGAAAGTAA
- a CDS encoding glycosyltransferase family 4 protein, with protein MRKKILFTSTIGLTIQSFLIPHLKFFLERGFDVGVATNATSDDMKDLEELGVTVHFIPFSRKPWHFDNIRAFLQLRKCMKHYDILHAHTPISSFLSRMASTRRQTTIYMSHGFHFNENGNWLTNFIYRCAEKIAGFKTSLIIVTNTEDLVAANELVPRHLIRYVPGVGVDLSHYSKGQLTTDQKQQFRQSLGIGEDRTILVHIAEFNANKRQIDSVLSILELRKTHPDVLLLLIGTGELMQDIQDVIHKEKLTEHVKCLGFRKDIPLLLEISDIGILLSLREGLPRSVMEMMCMELPVVATDIRGNRDLLLDGITGYLVPIKSPLVVAERCRDLLENDNINEFGEQGLKRIQNHFSLEHVMDELDKIYKELKIYE; from the coding sequence GTGAGAAAAAAAATCCTATTTACATCAACCATAGGACTGACAATTCAATCTTTTCTCATCCCTCATTTGAAGTTCTTTCTAGAACGCGGTTTTGATGTTGGTGTTGCAACAAATGCCACCTCAGATGACATGAAGGATCTTGAAGAGCTTGGGGTGACGGTACACTTTATTCCATTCAGTCGAAAGCCTTGGCATTTTGACAATATTCGAGCCTTCCTCCAATTAAGAAAATGCATGAAACACTATGATATCCTTCATGCACATACTCCCATCTCAAGCTTTTTATCCAGAATGGCTTCAACAAGGAGACAAACTACAATTTATATGTCTCACGGTTTTCATTTCAATGAAAACGGAAATTGGTTGACCAATTTCATCTACAGATGTGCAGAAAAGATAGCTGGTTTTAAAACATCGCTGATTATCGTAACGAATACTGAAGACCTGGTAGCGGCAAATGAACTTGTTCCAAGACACTTGATCCGATACGTTCCCGGTGTAGGTGTAGATCTATCCCATTATTCAAAAGGTCAACTGACAACGGATCAAAAGCAGCAGTTCAGGCAATCGCTCGGTATTGGAGAAGACCGTACGATTCTAGTCCACATTGCAGAGTTCAATGCAAATAAGCGACAGATAGATTCAGTACTTTCCATACTTGAACTGCGAAAGACTCATCCAGACGTACTTCTTCTCCTTATCGGAACTGGGGAGCTTATGCAAGACATTCAGGATGTCATTCATAAAGAAAAATTGACCGAACATGTAAAGTGTCTTGGCTTCAGAAAGGATATTCCCCTCCTGCTCGAGATAAGTGATATAGGGATATTACTATCTTTGAGAGAGGGTCTTCCTCGGTCGGTAATGGAAATGATGTGCATGGAATTACCCGTAGTGGCAACTGATATCCGAGGTAACCGGGATTTGCTGCTAGATGGGATAACTGGGTATCTCGTTCCTATAAAATCTCCTTTGGTTGTGGCTGAGAGATGCCGCGATTTACTCGAGAATGACAATATTAATGAATTTGGTGAACAAGGATTAAAACGAATACAAAATCATTTCTCCCTAGAACATGTAATGGATGAGTTAGACAAGATTTATAAAGAGCTGAAAATATACGAATGA
- a CDS encoding HesB/YadR/YfhF family protein: MTFSITSAAANLYKDIKLDAKEGLRLFVKYAGSGDSGGFSLGVTPAVPEENDYIQEVDGLRFFVRSEEKWFVENMELDYDEQTDYFSCHIPGIA; this comes from the coding sequence TTGACTTTTTCAATTACAAGTGCAGCTGCTAATCTTTATAAGGATATTAAATTAGATGCTAAAGAGGGTTTGAGACTCTTTGTGAAATATGCAGGAAGTGGAGACTCAGGAGGTTTTTCACTCGGTGTGACACCTGCAGTTCCTGAAGAAAACGATTATATCCAAGAAGTTGATGGCCTTCGTTTTTTTGTTCGATCTGAAGAAAAATGGTTTGTTGAAAATATGGAACTTGATTACGATGAGCAAACGGATTACTTTTCTTGTCATATCCCAGGAATCGCATAA
- a CDS encoding YuzF family protein, producing MYYNPYEQSRNQNGNTQYMTLVDPFVVNRLRSVVGKDLVVETTKDTIRGVLVEVQPDHIALSAGNDSTFFVRIQQIVSIMPI from the coding sequence ATGTACTATAATCCTTATGAACAATCAAGAAACCAAAATGGTAACACTCAATATATGACATTAGTAGATCCCTTCGTTGTGAATCGCCTGCGATCCGTAGTAGGTAAAGATCTAGTTGTAGAAACAACTAAAGATACGATAAGAGGTGTACTAGTCGAAGTACAACCCGATCACATTGCTTTAAGTGCTGGTAACGACTCCACTTTTTTTGTTCGTATCCAGCAAATCGTTTCGATTATGCCAATTTAA
- the yneA gene encoding cell division suppressor protein YneA yields the protein MKQGTMHVIVFLGLLGGIFFTLSNLASQEAQYIEVTIQEGDSLWSLSEEYNAKHHYSNWEFIQWVEKKNSVNASAVFPGQKVIIPVNK from the coding sequence ATGAAACAAGGGACAATGCATGTTATTGTATTTTTAGGGTTGTTAGGTGGTATATTTTTTACGTTATCAAATCTTGCATCACAAGAAGCTCAATATATTGAAGTAACCATACAAGAGGGAGATTCACTTTGGAGTCTTTCCGAAGAATATAACGCCAAACACCATTATTCCAACTGGGAGTTTATACAATGGGTCGAAAAGAAGAACAGCGTAAATGCGTCAGCTGTATTTCCAGGGCAGAAAGTAATCATACCAGTAAATAAATAG
- the sirA gene encoding sporulation inhibitor of replication protein SirA, which translates to MREFFIYLITKEVAHSYYGKENKLFQLFFEEQRSTGISKTILQKQVSYITTILAVSQIEKHFWESLSGTHDWRVEGETYSLSCKDSTVHLELSDQYIHLYSIGNFEAETIIFEALRHYESYFLAMDYGERKYGWLSPFKLNMVYAT; encoded by the coding sequence ATGAGAGAATTTTTTATTTATTTAATAACAAAAGAAGTTGCTCATTCCTACTATGGTAAAGAAAATAAACTGTTTCAATTATTTTTTGAAGAACAGCGATCAACAGGAATCTCTAAAACGATTTTGCAAAAACAGGTGAGTTACATTACAACAATATTAGCAGTGTCTCAAATAGAGAAGCATTTTTGGGAAAGCTTGAGCGGTACGCACGATTGGAGAGTAGAAGGAGAAACCTACTCTTTGTCATGCAAAGATAGTACTGTACATCTGGAACTGTCTGATCAATACATACATCTATACAGCATCGGAAATTTCGAAGCGGAAACCATCATTTTTGAGGCTTTGCGTCATTACGAATCCTATTTTTTAGCTATGGATTATGGAGAAAGAAAATACGGATGGCTCTCTCCGTTTAAATTGAATATGGTATATGCCACTTAA
- the lexA gene encoding transcriptional repressor LexA has product MTKLSRRQLDILAFIKEEVSQKGYPPSVREIGEAVGLASSSTVHGHLARLEKKGLIRRDPTKPRAIEVLGLEDNIPSVRSVSIPVIGKVTAGLPISAIENVEEYFPLPEHVVGDENVFMLSVVGDSMIEAGIFNKDLVVVKQQPTANNGDIIVAMTDEDEATVKRFFKESNHIRLQPENSSMEPIILQSCTILGKVIGVYRSIH; this is encoded by the coding sequence ATGACTAAGTTATCCAGACGACAATTGGATATCCTGGCTTTCATAAAAGAGGAAGTTTCACAAAAAGGATATCCCCCTTCCGTTCGAGAAATTGGGGAAGCGGTAGGTCTTGCTTCAAGCTCTACAGTTCACGGACATTTAGCTAGACTTGAAAAAAAAGGGCTTATTCGCAGAGATCCAACAAAACCTAGAGCGATTGAAGTATTAGGCCTTGAAGACAATATTCCTTCCGTTCGTTCAGTCTCTATCCCTGTAATCGGTAAAGTAACAGCGGGGCTTCCAATAAGTGCGATCGAGAACGTAGAAGAATATTTTCCATTGCCTGAACATGTTGTAGGTGACGAGAATGTGTTTATGCTGTCTGTAGTCGGAGACAGTATGATTGAAGCAGGTATTTTTAATAAGGACTTAGTTGTTGTAAAACAACAGCCTACTGCCAATAACGGAGATATCATCGTAGCTATGACTGATGAAGACGAAGCAACGGTAAAACGGTTCTTTAAAGAAAGTAATCACATTCGTCTGCAGCCAGAGAATTCCTCGATGGAGCCGATTATACTGCAAAGCTGTACGATACTAGGTAAAGTAATCGGAGTATATAGAAGTATTCACTAA
- the tkt gene encoding transketolase produces the protein MIFLSRNIDELAINTIRTLSIDSIEKANSGHPGMPMGAAPMAYSLWAKFMNHNPANPEWFNRDRFVLSAGHGSMLLYSLLHLSGYGLTIDDLKNFRQWGSKTPGHPEFGHTVGVEATTGPLGQGIAMAVGMAMAERHLAAKYNRDGHEVIDHYTYSICGDGDLMEGVSAEAASLAGHLALGRMIVLYDSNDISLDGDLHHSFSESVKQRFEAYGWQVLYVEDGTNLEEIEKALAEAREELNKPTLIEVKTIIGHGSPNKSGKSASHGAPLGKDEILLTKEAYKWTFEQDFHVPEEVKSHFEQLKSEGQSKEEEWNKQFKAYKEAYPELAEELEQSIKGNLPENWDKDLPEFDKAIATRSSSGKAINVLAKSVPSLFGGSADLAGSNKTLIEGEANFSRNDYSGRNIWFGVREFAMGAALNGMALHGGLNVFGGTFFVFSDYVRPAIRLSALMGLPVTYVLTHDSVMVGEDGPTHEPVEQLASLRAMPNLNLIRPADGYESNAAWKVALESKDKPTALVLSRHDLPILANTKEKAYEGVKRGAYVVSPADSEADVLLLSAGSEVSIAVAAQELLKKEGISASVVSMPSWESFDKQDNQYKESVLPKHVTKRLAIEMGASLGWHKYVGLDGETLTIDTFGASAPGEVIQKEFGFTPENVVKRVKNMLNQ, from the coding sequence ATGATTTTTTTGTCACGTAATATTGATGAATTAGCAATTAATACGATAAGAACACTATCTATTGATAGTATTGAAAAGGCTAACTCAGGACATCCAGGTATGCCTATGGGTGCTGCTCCAATGGCCTATAGCCTTTGGGCAAAATTTATGAATCACAATCCAGCAAATCCTGAATGGTTCAACCGTGATCGTTTTGTTTTATCAGCAGGACACGGTTCTATGCTATTGTACAGTCTTCTTCACTTAAGTGGATATGGATTAACAATTGATGACCTTAAGAATTTTAGACAATGGGGAAGCAAGACTCCAGGGCATCCAGAATTCGGTCACACTGTTGGAGTTGAAGCAACTACAGGCCCACTTGGTCAAGGAATTGCAATGGCTGTTGGTATGGCTATGGCAGAGCGTCACTTAGCAGCAAAATATAACCGTGATGGACATGAAGTTATCGATCACTATACTTACTCCATTTGTGGTGACGGTGATCTAATGGAGGGTGTTTCAGCTGAAGCTGCTTCTTTAGCAGGTCATCTTGCATTAGGCAGAATGATTGTACTCTACGATTCAAACGATATCTCGTTAGATGGCGATCTTCATCATTCATTCTCTGAAAGTGTTAAACAAAGATTTGAAGCATACGGATGGCAGGTTCTTTATGTGGAAGATGGAACAAATTTAGAAGAGATTGAAAAAGCATTAGCAGAAGCTCGTGAAGAATTAAACAAACCAACACTGATCGAAGTGAAAACCATTATCGGTCATGGTTCACCGAATAAGTCAGGTAAATCAGCTTCTCACGGTGCACCACTTGGTAAAGACGAGATTTTATTAACGAAAGAAGCTTACAAATGGACGTTCGAACAAGATTTCCACGTTCCTGAAGAAGTTAAATCTCACTTTGAGCAGTTAAAAAGTGAAGGACAATCAAAAGAAGAAGAATGGAATAAGCAATTTAAAGCTTATAAAGAAGCATATCCAGAATTAGCTGAAGAGCTAGAGCAATCAATCAAAGGCAACTTGCCAGAAAACTGGGATAAAGATCTTCCTGAGTTCGATAAAGCAATCGCAACTCGTTCATCCTCGGGTAAAGCGATTAACGTTCTAGCTAAAAGTGTACCATCACTTTTCGGTGGATCCGCTGACTTAGCGGGCTCCAATAAAACGCTAATTGAAGGAGAAGCTAATTTCAGCCGCAATGACTACAGCGGACGCAACATCTGGTTCGGTGTTCGTGAATTTGCTATGGGGGCTGCACTAAACGGTATGGCACTTCATGGAGGTTTGAATGTATTCGGCGGAACATTCTTCGTGTTCTCTGATTATGTAAGACCTGCTATTCGTTTATCTGCTCTAATGGGACTTCCGGTTACTTACGTTTTAACACATGACAGCGTAATGGTTGGTGAGGATGGGCCAACACACGAACCAGTTGAACAGCTTGCATCACTTAGAGCTATGCCTAACCTTAACTTAATTCGTCCAGCAGATGGATATGAGTCAAATGCAGCTTGGAAAGTGGCATTAGAAAGCAAGGATAAGCCTACTGCTTTAGTGCTTAGCCGTCATGATCTTCCGATTTTGGCTAATACGAAAGAAAAGGCTTATGAAGGCGTTAAGCGTGGTGCTTATGTGGTTTCACCAGCTGATTCAGAAGCAGATGTGCTTTTACTTTCTGCAGGATCAGAAGTGAGTATTGCAGTTGCGGCACAAGAACTTCTGAAAAAAGAAGGAATTTCGGCTTCTGTCGTATCCATGCCTTCTTGGGAAAGCTTTGACAAGCAAGATAATCAATATAAAGAATCTGTTCTTCCAAAGCATGTTACGAAGCGTTTGGCGATTGAAATGGGAGCTTCACTTGGCTGGCATAAATATGTTGGTCTAGACGGAGAAACATTAACGATTGATACGTTTGGTGCATCAGCTCCTGGAGAAGTGATTCAAAAAGAATTCGGTTTTACTCCTGAAAATGTTGTAAAACGCGTAAAAAATATGTTAAATCAATAA
- a CDS encoding YveK family protein, whose translation MNKGSLSLWGFLAVIWERGWIIVLFTLISVLVSALVSYYALTPIYEAKVDVLISGTEKNSEEENIGLNTTIDESIKLVPTYQDIVLSPLILKYAQSELNTANNKNIIIKKEDVKIVTKNDSQVFSIIVYHEDPQIGKQIADALAKAFNHNIDSLMNLSQSNVKLLSDATVSQDPVKPNPILIMGITFITSLIVSVWITLLIHNVKRIRTSV comes from the coding sequence ATGAATAAAGGTTCATTAAGTTTATGGGGTTTCTTAGCCGTTATTTGGGAAAGAGGTTGGATCATCGTTCTATTTACTTTAATTTCTGTTTTAGTCAGTGCTTTAGTTTCTTATTATGCCCTCACACCTATCTATGAAGCTAAAGTGGACGTTCTGATCAGTGGAACTGAGAAAAACTCGGAAGAAGAGAACATTGGATTAAATACCACCATTGACGAATCGATAAAGCTAGTACCTACCTATCAGGATATCGTCCTTAGCCCTCTCATTCTGAAATACGCCCAATCCGAACTGAATACTGCCAATAATAAAAACATCATTATCAAAAAAGAAGATGTGAAGATAGTCACAAAAAACGATTCTCAAGTATTCAGTATTATTGTTTATCACGAAGACCCACAAATAGGTAAGCAAATTGCAGATGCCCTAGCTAAGGCATTCAATCACAATATCGATTCGCTCATGAATCTGAGCCAATCCAACGTGAAATTGTTGAGCGATGCGACTGTATCCCAAGATCCTGTGAAACCTAATCCGATCTTAATTATGGGAATTACTTTTATCACTTCTCTCATCGTTTCTGTATGGATCACGCTCCTTATACACAACGTCAAACGTATTAGAACTTCTGTTTAG
- a CDS encoding vanadium-dependent haloperoxidase gives MTKNDRSDNKKNCLIGPLNTTERNKKAFQVRLEAAASQMKLPLTKHPCNGDEQLYPTKIGSFSKGLPHNSLGEVDLQAYSQLIKALKTGKKRHFESIPLGGDVKLANPQAAYAFDLAGTDCHNLGIAVPPSFNSAWEAGEMAELYWQALTRDVPFLEYGTNPLTLEAASDLSSFSDFRGPKANSKVTTGTLFRGDTPGELTGPYISQFLLKDIPYGATTIVQRYRTTVTGSDHMTSYEKWLDIQNGSTPAAPLFDPKPRYIRNGRDLGEYVHQDFSFQGPLSACLVLLSYGIGALDESNPYHKSVTQGGFITFGAPHILDLVTKVGRAALEAAWFQKVLVHRRLRPEEFGGRVHNHMIGTQCYPINSELLNSKVICKVFKKFRSYLLPMAYPEGCPIHSAYPAGHAAIAGAGATILKAFFRESFEIPKPVAASSDGLSLLPYSGEPLTIGGELNKLAANISLGRDTAGVHWRSDGIEGMKLGEAVAISILKDYRETYNEKFCGFSFTKFDGTPITIK, from the coding sequence ATGACAAAAAACGACAGGTCTGATAATAAAAAAAACTGTTTAATCGGTCCTTTAAATACAACGGAGCGCAATAAGAAAGCATTTCAAGTTCGTCTTGAGGCAGCGGCTTCCCAAATGAAACTTCCTCTCACTAAACATCCATGTAATGGTGACGAACAATTGTATCCAACTAAAATTGGCAGCTTTTCTAAGGGGTTGCCACATAATTCCCTTGGTGAGGTCGACCTCCAGGCATATAGCCAACTTATCAAGGCCTTAAAGACAGGTAAGAAACGCCATTTTGAATCCATTCCTCTCGGCGGTGACGTCAAGCTTGCAAATCCTCAAGCCGCTTACGCATTTGATCTTGCGGGAACTGATTGCCACAACTTAGGTATCGCTGTACCTCCTTCCTTTAACAGTGCTTGGGAGGCTGGTGAAATGGCTGAACTATATTGGCAAGCGCTGACCCGCGATGTGCCTTTTCTTGAGTACGGCACCAATCCACTCACCTTGGAAGCTGCTTCAGATTTATCCTCATTTTCTGATTTTCGCGGACCGAAAGCAAACAGCAAAGTCACAACTGGTACACTATTCCGCGGAGACACACCTGGTGAATTAACAGGTCCATATATCTCCCAATTTCTATTGAAAGACATCCCCTATGGTGCTACAACAATCGTTCAACGATATCGTACAACTGTGACAGGATCTGATCATATGACCTCATATGAAAAATGGTTGGATATCCAGAACGGCTCAACTCCAGCGGCACCTTTATTCGACCCTAAACCCCGCTATATCCGCAATGGAAGGGACTTAGGTGAATATGTTCATCAGGACTTTTCCTTCCAGGGTCCGCTTTCCGCTTGTTTAGTTCTGTTGAGTTACGGCATAGGAGCATTAGATGAATCCAACCCCTACCATAAATCTGTAACCCAAGGTGGTTTTATTACCTTCGGGGCCCCACATATTCTTGATTTAGTTACAAAAGTGGGGCGGGCCGCACTTGAGGCAGCCTGGTTCCAAAAAGTCCTTGTCCACCGTAGATTACGTCCCGAGGAGTTCGGAGGACGCGTCCACAACCATATGATAGGTACACAATGCTACCCGATAAACTCAGAACTTCTCAATTCCAAGGTAATTTGTAAGGTATTTAAAAAGTTCCGCAGCTACCTGCTTCCTATGGCCTATCCTGAAGGCTGCCCAATCCATTCGGCTTATCCAGCTGGCCACGCAGCCATCGCTGGGGCTGGAGCCACTATTCTCAAGGCATTCTTTAGAGAATCGTTTGAGATTCCAAAACCAGTCGCCGCCAGTTCGGATGGCCTCTCATTGCTTCCTTATTCAGGAGAACCTTTGACAATAGGCGGAGAATTGAATAAACTTGCCGCCAATATCTCCCTCGGCCGTGATACAGCCGGCGTTCATTGGCGTTCTGATGGGATTGAGGGGATGAAACTTGGTGAAGCCGTCGCAATAAGTATTCTTAAGGACTACAGGGAGACCTATAATGAGAAATTTTGTGGTTTCTCATTCACTAAGTTTGACGGAACTCCGATCACAATCAAATAG
- a CDS encoding DUF896 domain-containing protein: MLSKDKMQRINELSRKSKQTELTSAEKAEQKKLREEYLQVFRKSFVQDLHGMTFVDPNGDDVTPEKLKRSKDNKKNLKQ; this comes from the coding sequence ATGTTATCAAAAGATAAAATGCAAAGAATAAATGAACTGTCTAGAAAGTCAAAACAAACGGAATTGACATCAGCAGAAAAAGCAGAACAAAAAAAGTTAAGAGAAGAGTATTTACAAGTCTTCCGCAAGTCTTTCGTTCAAGATCTGCACGGTATGACTTTTGTAGACCCTAACGGTGATGATGTAACACCTGAAAAATTAAAAAGAAGTAAAGATAATAAAAAGAACCTTAAACAATAA
- a CDS encoding YneB family resolvase-like protein: MKAIIYCRVSTEKEEQLTSIERQEAELKKLAKQFGFEVIACFSERASGYSLDREELLNVLDLARDGEINCLLIQDDTRLGRGKAKMAILHQLMKYNIKVYTLSNNGEYTLTEADEMVLEIVSTVEEYQRKLHNMKIRRGMRKAVKDGYKPQRNLSNNTSGGRDKKEVPISEIVRLKNMKLTFHDIALTLKGLGFNVSKATVHRRYKEHMENTDN; the protein is encoded by the coding sequence ATGAAAGCTATTATATACTGTAGAGTAAGTACTGAAAAAGAAGAACAACTCACATCTATTGAAAGACAGGAAGCTGAATTAAAAAAGTTAGCAAAACAATTTGGTTTTGAAGTAATAGCATGTTTTAGTGAGAGGGCAAGCGGATATTCGCTTGATCGCGAAGAATTATTAAACGTGCTTGATTTGGCAAGAGACGGTGAAATTAACTGCCTCCTCATTCAAGATGATACTCGGCTAGGAAGAGGAAAGGCAAAGATGGCTATTCTCCATCAGTTAATGAAATACAATATTAAAGTTTATACACTGTCCAATAACGGAGAATACACGTTGACTGAAGCAGATGAAATGGTGCTGGAGATCGTCTCCACTGTGGAAGAGTATCAACGTAAGCTTCACAATATGAAAATAAGGCGCGGCATGAGAAAAGCGGTTAAAGATGGTTATAAACCGCAGAGGAATTTAAGTAACAACACAAGTGGCGGGCGAGACAAAAAAGAAGTGCCAATTTCTGAAATTGTTCGCTTAAAGAACATGAAACTGACTTTTCATGACATAGCATTAACGCTAAAAGGATTAGGTTTCAATGTATCAAAAGCCACCGTACATAGAAGATACAAAGAACACATGGAAAATACAGATAACTAG
- a CDS encoding sugar transferase, with the protein MKRLMDVIGSFILLVILGPLLLLASIGVRLKLGPPVLYTQWRPGLYEKPFLLYKLRTMKSITGVDGELLPDKERLTPYGKWLRKFSIDEIPQLYNVLKGDMSLVGPRPLLLEYLPLYTTNQRKRHNVKPGLTGWAQVNGRNQNSWDQTFALDLWYVHNQSLWLDIKILIKTIPIALKSKGINHPGHVTRDQFKGHKKCKDPKKHPFE; encoded by the coding sequence CTGAAACGTTTAATGGATGTTATAGGATCTTTTATACTTCTCGTGATTCTCGGACCTTTGCTTCTACTGGCATCGATTGGTGTTCGTTTAAAGCTTGGTCCCCCTGTTCTATATACACAGTGGCGTCCGGGACTTTATGAAAAGCCATTCCTCCTTTATAAACTCAGGACCATGAAATCGATCACAGGAGTTGACGGAGAACTTCTCCCAGACAAGGAACGGCTCACTCCTTATGGAAAATGGCTTCGGAAGTTCAGCATTGATGAAATCCCTCAGTTGTATAACGTTTTGAAGGGCGACATGAGTCTTGTAGGTCCTAGACCATTATTGTTGGAATATCTTCCTTTGTACACAACGAACCAGCGTAAAAGGCATAATGTTAAACCAGGATTGACGGGATGGGCCCAAGTGAACGGACGAAACCAAAACTCTTGGGATCAAACCTTTGCTTTAGACCTGTGGTATGTCCATAACCAATCTCTTTGGCTCGATATAAAGATTCTTATAAAAACCATCCCGATAGCATTAAAGTCAAAAGGAATCAACCATCCCGGCCATGTCACGCGAGATCAGTTTAAGGGGCATAAAAAGTGTAAGGATCCCAAAAAACACCCCTTCGAATGA